The Maniola hyperantus chromosome 9, iAphHyp1.2, whole genome shotgun sequence genome includes a region encoding these proteins:
- the LOC117985347 gene encoding uncharacterized protein isoform X1, protein MTEKQITMEQLEETVKRTDEQLDLMGWKMDNVEKQMVAPLDSQDVCLVNLLKSVSESTGVQVRSDYQQLRQELVEVQALQRELSTRLRTQLRLVHGKFARLRQRIANAEPPR, encoded by the exons ATGACTGAAAAACAAATCACGATGGAACAATTAGAAGAAACT GTGAAGCGCACGGACGAGCAGCTGGACCTGATGGGCTGGAAGATGGACAACGTGGAGAAGCAGATGGTGGCACCGCTGGACAGCCAGGACGTGTGCCTCGTCAACTTGCTCAAATCTGTCTCTGAG AGCACGGGGGTGCAGGTGCGGTCCGACTACCAGCAGCTGCGGCAGGAGCTGGTGGAGGTGCAGGCGCTGCAGCGCGAGCTCAGCACGCGGCTGCGCACGCAGCTGCGCCTCGTGCACGGCAAGTTCGCGCGCCTGCGCCAGCGCATCGCCAACGCCGAGCCGCCGCGCTAG
- the LOC117985347 gene encoding uncharacterized protein isoform X2, whose protein sequence is MTEKQITMEQLEETVKRTDEQLDLMGWKMDNVEKQMVAPLDSQDVCLVNLLKSVSEVRSDYQQLRQELVEVQALQRELSTRLRTQLRLVHGKFARLRQRIANAEPPR, encoded by the exons ATGACTGAAAAACAAATCACGATGGAACAATTAGAAGAAACT GTGAAGCGCACGGACGAGCAGCTGGACCTGATGGGCTGGAAGATGGACAACGTGGAGAAGCAGATGGTGGCACCGCTGGACAGCCAGGACGTGTGCCTCGTCAACTTGCTCAAATCTGTCTCTGAG GTGCGGTCCGACTACCAGCAGCTGCGGCAGGAGCTGGTGGAGGTGCAGGCGCTGCAGCGCGAGCTCAGCACGCGGCTGCGCACGCAGCTGCGCCTCGTGCACGGCAAGTTCGCGCGCCTGCGCCAGCGCATCGCCAACGCCGAGCCGCCGCGCTAG